Proteins encoded within one genomic window of Flavobacterium oreochromis:
- a CDS encoding shikimate kinase, with protein sequence MGGGTPCYAGNHLLLQQEDVLSVYLKASIDLLVTRLVKEADKRPLIANLNKEEMKEFVAKHLFDRNYYYNSCKKIISVDNKNLEEVCKELIALYSK encoded by the coding sequence TTGGGAGGAGGTACTCCTTGTTATGCAGGAAATCATCTATTATTACAACAAGAAGATGTGTTATCTGTTTATTTAAAAGCTTCAATTGATTTGCTGGTTACTCGTTTAGTTAAAGAAGCGGATAAAAGACCTTTGATAGCAAACTTGAATAAAGAAGAAATGAAAGAGTTTGTGGCAAAACACTTATTCGACAGAAACTATTATTACAATAGCTGTAAAAAAATAATTTCTGTCGATAATAAGAATTTAGAAGAGGTTTGTAAAGAATTGATTGCTC
- a CDS encoding shikimate kinase, producing the protein MGKIVLVGYMGSGKSSIGKILADRLSLEFVDLDDLIVKETGKTIKEIFETDGEIYFRKLEHTVFKKQLLKKNLLF; encoded by the coding sequence ATGGGTAAAATTGTGCTAGTTGGTTATATGGGGTCAGGTAAATCAAGTATTGGGAAAATTTTAGCTGATAGGTTATCGTTAGAATTTGTAGATTTAGATGATCTGATAGTTAAAGAAACAGGGAAAACTATAAAAGAAATTTTTGAAACTGATGGGGAAATTTATTTTCGTAAGTTAGAACATACGGTTTTTAAAAAACAATTACTCAAAAAGAATCTTTTGTTTTAA
- the lptB gene encoding LPS export ABC transporter ATP-binding protein: MILRADNLVKTYKKRSVVKGISVEVNQGEIVGLLGPNGAGKTTSFYMIVGLVKPNSGNIYLDDMNITDFPMYKRAQNGIGYLAQEASVFRKMSIEDNIMSVLQLTNLTKDEQEEKMEALIEEFSLNHIRTNRGDLLSGGERRRTEIARCLATDPKFILLDEPFAGVDPVAVEDIQRIVAKLKNKNIGILITDHNVQETLAITDKTYLMFEGGILKAGVPEELVEDEMVRRVYLGQNFELRRKKLEF, from the coding sequence ATGATATTAAGAGCAGACAACTTAGTTAAAACATATAAAAAAAGATCCGTAGTAAAAGGAATATCCGTTGAAGTAAATCAAGGTGAAATTGTCGGCCTTTTAGGTCCAAATGGTGCAGGTAAAACCACTTCTTTCTACATGATTGTAGGTCTTGTAAAACCTAATTCAGGCAATATTTACTTAGACGATATGAATATTACTGATTTTCCAATGTATAAAAGAGCTCAAAATGGGATTGGTTATCTTGCTCAAGAGGCCTCAGTATTTAGAAAAATGAGTATCGAAGATAACATTATGAGTGTTTTACAATTAACGAATCTAACTAAAGACGAGCAAGAAGAAAAAATGGAGGCTCTTATAGAAGAGTTTTCTTTGAATCATATTCGTACTAATCGCGGCGATTTACTTTCAGGAGGAGAACGTCGTAGAACGGAAATTGCAAGATGCTTAGCAACAGATCCTAAATTTATTTTATTAGATGAACCCTTTGCTGGTGTTGACCCAGTAGCTGTAGAAGATATTCAACGCATTGTCGCCAAATTAAAAAACAAAAATATTGGCATTTTGATAACAGACCATAACGTACAAGAAACATTAGCCATTACAGACAAAACCTACTTAATGTTTGAAGGAGGTATTCTAAAAGCGGGTGTACCTGAAGAATTAGTAGAGGATGAAATGGTACGTAGGGTATACCTAGGACAAAATTTTGAGTTAAGAAGAAAAAAATTAGAATTTTAA
- a CDS encoding IS256 family transposase, producing the protein MIDKEDLLNNKDFFKSFKNGEDLSSFFKQMHKRAVEHMLNAELDAHLDTEKHQKTSDGNYRNGHGTKKIKTSFGEDQIKVPRDREGSFEPVLVPKRHNIIDGLENVIISFYAKGMSVSDIEEQIKEMYNFDISTSTISRITNAVASEIVTWQNRPLDEVYLIVWMDGIVFKVRENSKVINKTIYLAVGLNHEGRKEVLGMWLGKNESSSFWMSVLTDLKARGVEDILITATDNLNGFTQTIRSVFPESQTQICVVHQIRNTCRYVVWKDKKQFTTDMKLVYTAPTKQAAELALEDFAQKWESKYGYAIKSWRENWDELTIFFDFPLEIRKIIYTTNLIENLNGKIRKYTKNKMSFPTDEAVIKSVYLALKEATKKWSMPIQNWGIVLNQFNLIFEKRLRL; encoded by the coding sequence ATGATAGACAAAGAAGACTTATTAAACAACAAGGATTTTTTTAAATCCTTTAAAAATGGAGAAGATTTATCTTCCTTTTTTAAGCAAATGCATAAACGAGCAGTAGAACACATGCTCAATGCCGAACTAGATGCTCACTTAGATACCGAAAAACATCAAAAAACCTCTGACGGCAATTATCGTAATGGTCATGGAACCAAGAAGATTAAGACTTCCTTTGGAGAAGATCAAATTAAAGTCCCAAGAGATAGAGAAGGTAGTTTTGAACCTGTTTTAGTCCCTAAAAGACATAATATTATTGATGGTTTAGAGAATGTTATCATTTCATTTTATGCTAAAGGAATGAGTGTTAGTGATATTGAAGAGCAAATCAAAGAAATGTATAATTTTGACATTTCAACTTCTACCATTTCAAGAATTACTAATGCAGTAGCAAGTGAGATAGTAACCTGGCAAAACAGACCATTAGATGAAGTTTACTTAATTGTTTGGATGGATGGAATTGTTTTCAAAGTTCGTGAAAACTCAAAAGTAATCAATAAAACTATCTATTTAGCAGTAGGACTTAATCATGAAGGACGAAAAGAAGTTCTTGGTATGTGGTTAGGTAAGAATGAAAGTTCAAGCTTCTGGATGAGTGTTTTAACCGATTTAAAAGCCCGCGGAGTGGAAGATATTTTAATAACGGCTACCGATAATTTAAACGGATTTACTCAAACCATACGTTCTGTTTTTCCTGAATCACAAACACAGATTTGTGTGGTTCACCAAATAAGAAATACTTGTAGATATGTCGTATGGAAAGATAAAAAGCAATTTACAACCGACATGAAACTAGTCTATACAGCACCAACAAAACAAGCCGCCGAGTTAGCTCTAGAAGATTTTGCTCAAAAATGGGAATCTAAATATGGATATGCTATCAAATCTTGGAGGGAAAATTGGGACGAATTAACCATCTTTTTTGACTTCCCGTTAGAAATCCGCAAAATTATTTATACCACAAATTTAATTGAAAATCTTAATGGGAAAATTCGCAAGTACACCAAAAACAAAATGTCGTTTCCAACAGATGAGGCGGTAATAAAATCGGTTTACCTTGCCTTAAAAGAAGCAACTAAAAAATGGTCGATGCCAATACAAAATTGGGGTATTGTTTTAAACCAATTTAATCTTATATTTGAAAAAAGGCTCAGATTATAA
- a CDS encoding FAD:protein FMN transferase, which yields MGSRFDITIVEKDSILAERRIDEAIVEIDRIENLISEWRPETQVSKINQYAGVQPVKVDTEVIQLTKSALFFSEITKGAFDISIVAMDKIWKFDGSMTVMPTEITIKKSIEKVNYKNIVIDTLASTIFLKEKGMKIGFGSIGKGYAADRARMMLESKGVIGGIINASGDLSTWGKQVNGKLWTIGITNPFDKEEFVEIVKLGRYAVTTSGNYEKYAEIGGKRYAHIINPKTGYPSQGICSATVFGPSAEVANGFSTSIMVLGITEGMKLLADYPDYSCVLVTDKGKVFRSKNFKKIKS from the coding sequence ATGGGAAGCCGATTTGATATAACAATAGTAGAAAAGGATAGTATATTAGCAGAAAGAAGAATAGATGAAGCTATAGTAGAAATTGATCGGATAGAAAATTTAATTTCAGAATGGCGTCCTGAAACTCAAGTTTCAAAAATAAATCAGTATGCAGGAGTGCAGCCTGTAAAAGTAGATACAGAAGTAATTCAACTTACAAAATCAGCCTTGTTTTTTTCTGAAATTACAAAAGGCGCTTTTGATATAAGTATAGTTGCAATGGATAAAATTTGGAAATTTGATGGTAGTATGACAGTTATGCCAACAGAAATAACCATAAAAAAATCAATAGAAAAAGTAAATTATAAAAATATAGTTATTGATACTTTAGCTTCTACTATCTTTTTAAAAGAAAAAGGAATGAAAATAGGTTTTGGCTCTATAGGTAAAGGTTATGCAGCAGATCGAGCACGTATGATGTTAGAATCAAAAGGAGTTATAGGAGGGATTATCAATGCGTCAGGTGATTTGAGTACTTGGGGAAAACAAGTAAATGGTAAACTATGGACTATTGGAATAACAAACCCTTTTGATAAAGAAGAGTTTGTAGAGATAGTAAAGCTAGGACGTTATGCTGTAACCACTTCAGGGAATTATGAAAAATATGCCGAAATAGGTGGTAAACGTTATGCACATATTATCAATCCTAAAACAGGGTACCCAAGTCAAGGAATTTGTAGTGCTACTGTTTTTGGTCCAAGTGCAGAAGTTGCTAATGGATTTAGTACATCTATCATGGTTTTAGGCATTACAGAAGGAATGAAGTTGTTAGCTGACTATCCTGATTATTCATGTGTTTTAGTTACTGATAAAGGAAAGGTTTTTAGATCTAAAAATTTTAAGAAAATAAAAAGCTAG